A stretch of Microbacterium caowuchunii DNA encodes these proteins:
- a CDS encoding thiamine pyrophosphate-dependent enzyme yields MVPHDAVSPEDPRLVRVLAADGSFAPTPAAEPYLDAIGALADADLETFYRDMAVIRAFDQEATNLQRQGQLALWPPSYGQEAAQVGSARAARPQDHIFPSYREHVVATIRGVDPVDIIRVMRGLTHGGWNPYDPKNGNTHIYTLVLGSQTLHATGLAMGLAFDGKSGTGDPDRDEAVIVYYGDGASSQGDVHEAMVFAASFQTPEVFFLQNNQWAISVPVRTQSPGPLHLRAAGYGMPSIHVDGNDVLASYAVTRRALDEARAGEGPRAIEAMTYRMGAHTTSDDPTKYRTADEEQSWARRDPIARMRAYLRGRGASDAFFAEVDAEAAAVAEDTRVRTVALGGISTDRMFDHVYSEEHPLIAEQKQWLARYEASFGEEQA; encoded by the coding sequence ATGGTGCCCCACGATGCGGTGAGCCCCGAAGATCCGCGCCTCGTGCGCGTCCTCGCGGCTGACGGATCCTTCGCACCCACCCCCGCCGCCGAGCCCTATCTCGATGCGATCGGTGCGCTCGCCGACGCCGACCTCGAGACGTTCTACCGCGACATGGCGGTGATCCGCGCCTTCGACCAGGAGGCGACGAACCTGCAGCGTCAGGGGCAGCTCGCGCTCTGGCCGCCGAGTTACGGGCAGGAGGCGGCGCAGGTGGGTTCCGCCCGGGCGGCGCGCCCGCAGGATCACATCTTCCCCTCCTACCGCGAGCATGTGGTCGCCACGATCCGCGGTGTCGACCCCGTCGACATCATCCGGGTCATGCGCGGTCTCACGCACGGCGGGTGGAACCCGTACGACCCCAAGAACGGCAACACGCACATCTACACGCTCGTGCTGGGGTCGCAGACCCTGCACGCGACCGGCCTCGCGATGGGTCTCGCCTTCGACGGCAAGAGCGGGACGGGCGATCCCGACCGGGATGAGGCGGTGATCGTGTACTACGGCGACGGTGCCTCCAGTCAGGGCGACGTGCACGAGGCGATGGTGTTCGCCGCGAGCTTCCAGACCCCGGAGGTCTTCTTCCTGCAGAACAACCAGTGGGCGATCTCCGTCCCCGTGCGGACGCAGTCGCCGGGCCCGCTCCACCTGCGTGCCGCGGGGTACGGCATGCCCAGCATCCACGTGGACGGCAACGACGTGCTCGCCAGCTACGCCGTCACGCGGCGCGCGCTGGATGAGGCGCGTGCCGGCGAGGGTCCGCGCGCCATCGAGGCGATGACCTACCGGATGGGCGCCCACACCACGAGCGACGACCCGACCAAGTACCGCACCGCGGACGAGGAGCAGTCCTGGGCGCGACGCGACCCGATCGCCCGCATGCGGGCGTACCTGCGCGGACGCGGCGCGAGCGACGCGTTCTTCGCGGAGGTGGATGCGGAGGCCGCCGCGGTCGCCGAGGACACCCGGGTGCGCACCGTCGCGCTGGGTGGGATCTCCACCGACCGCATGTTCGACCACGTCTACAGCGAGGAGCACCCGCTGATCGCGGAGCAGAAGCAGTGGCTCGCCCGGTACGAGGCGTCGTTCGGGGAGGAGCAGGCATGA
- a CDS encoding dihydrolipoamide acetyltransferase family protein, producing MSNQTFHLPDVGEGLTEAEIVSWRVAPGDQVAVNDVLVEIETAKSLVELPSPFAGVVGDLLVEEGSTVDVGAAIITIADADAASGSAPAEPAAPAEPEGSGSVLVGYGAAGHTTSRRRKPAERPVATSVGVVAKPPIRKLARDLDVDLATVTPTGPAGEVTREDVVRHASQASVFRNIETPEWPEVREETISVAPEIAASAVAPPFQAPSTSPRDTVAPAGDREEAIPVKGVRKATSSAMVRSAYSAPHVSVWTDVDATRTMELVKRLKSSPDYADVKISPLLIVARAVLWAARRTPMINAAWIDLEDGSAEIRVRHFVNLGIAAATPRGLLVPNIKDAHTLSMRDLAKALERLTLTAREGKTSPADQQNGTITITNIGVFGMDAGTPIINPGESGIVAMGAIRQKPWVVDGEVRPRWVTTVSGSFDHRVIDGDGMSRFIADVAAVLEEPALLVE from the coding sequence ATGAGCAACCAGACCTTCCACCTCCCCGACGTCGGCGAGGGACTGACCGAGGCGGAGATCGTGTCGTGGCGGGTCGCCCCCGGCGATCAGGTCGCCGTCAACGACGTCCTCGTCGAGATCGAGACGGCCAAGTCGCTCGTCGAGCTCCCCTCGCCGTTCGCGGGCGTCGTCGGGGACCTCCTGGTGGAGGAGGGCAGCACGGTCGACGTCGGGGCCGCCATCATCACGATCGCGGATGCGGACGCCGCATCCGGGAGCGCGCCGGCGGAACCGGCCGCGCCGGCCGAACCGGAGGGCTCCGGCTCGGTGCTCGTCGGCTACGGCGCCGCGGGCCACACCACCTCCCGCCGGCGGAAGCCCGCCGAGCGTCCGGTGGCGACCTCCGTCGGCGTCGTCGCCAAGCCCCCCATCCGCAAGCTCGCCCGCGACCTCGACGTGGACCTCGCCACGGTGACCCCGACCGGTCCCGCGGGGGAGGTGACGCGCGAGGACGTCGTGCGCCACGCCTCGCAGGCGAGCGTCTTCCGCAACATCGAGACGCCGGAGTGGCCGGAGGTCCGGGAGGAGACCATCTCGGTCGCGCCGGAGATCGCCGCATCCGCCGTCGCCCCGCCGTTCCAGGCCCCGTCCACGTCGCCCCGCGACACGGTGGCGCCCGCGGGGGATCGCGAGGAGGCCATCCCGGTCAAGGGCGTGCGCAAGGCGACCTCGAGCGCCATGGTGCGTTCGGCCTACTCCGCCCCGCACGTCTCCGTGTGGACGGATGTCGACGCCACCCGCACCATGGAGCTCGTCAAGCGGCTGAAGAGCTCGCCGGACTACGCCGATGTCAAGATCTCGCCGCTGCTGATCGTCGCGCGCGCCGTGCTCTGGGCGGCGCGGCGCACCCCCATGATCAACGCCGCGTGGATCGACCTCGAGGACGGCAGTGCCGAGATCCGGGTGCGCCACTTCGTGAACCTCGGCATCGCCGCGGCCACTCCGCGCGGGCTGCTGGTACCGAACATCAAGGACGCGCATACGCTCAGCATGCGCGACCTCGCCAAGGCCCTCGAGCGACTCACGCTCACGGCGCGCGAGGGCAAGACGTCGCCCGCCGACCAGCAGAACGGCACCATCACGATCACCAATATCGGGGTGTTCGGAATGGATGCCGGAACCCCGATCATCAACCCGGGGGAGTCGGGCATCGTCGCGATGGGCGCCATCCGGCAGAAGCCGTGGGTCGTGGACGGCGAGGTGCGCCCGCGCTGGGTCACCACCGTTTCGGGATCGTTCGATCACCGGGTGATCGACGGCGACGGGATGAGCCGGTTCATCGCGGATGTGGCGGCGGTCCTCGAGGAGCCCGCGCTCCTCGTGGAGTAG
- a CDS encoding SDR family oxidoreductase: MPSVPSDAAPAPSIDPADLAIALRVLEEAEALDRESPDYLTLRRATGKLYKAVKQEGRRAKRQKIADADRAVVAATATGAPDRIDDETRGIPLAVRVEAPIAGELIKPRACYICKELYTLVDAFYHQLCPECAAMSHEKRDARTDLTGRRALLTGGRAKIGMYIALRLLRDGAHTTITTRFPRDAVRRFTALPDSGEWLHRLKVVGIDLRDPAQVIGLADAVAADGPLDILINNAAQTVRRSPGAYKPLVDAELAPLPTGPLPELLTFGHTSDAHPLALAQSVSSHPILAAAARTAEELTAEAMAAGSSSLERLAAGTAIDAGGLVPDENHINSWTQHVDQVEPLEMLEVQLANMTAPFLLISRLRASLAASPARRTYVVNVSAMEGVFGRGYKGPGHPHTNMAKAALNMLTRTSAREMFETDGILMTAVDTGWITDERPHFTKVRLAEEGFHAPLDLVDGAARVYDPIVRGEAGEDLFGIFLKDYRRSSW, translated from the coding sequence GTGCCCTCCGTCCCCTCCGATGCCGCCCCCGCACCCTCGATCGACCCCGCAGACCTCGCCATCGCGCTGCGCGTCCTGGAGGAGGCCGAAGCGCTCGATCGCGAGTCGCCGGACTACCTGACGCTGCGGCGCGCCACCGGGAAGCTCTACAAGGCCGTCAAGCAGGAGGGCCGCCGGGCGAAGCGCCAGAAGATCGCGGATGCCGACCGCGCCGTCGTCGCGGCCACCGCCACCGGCGCGCCGGACCGTATCGACGACGAGACCCGCGGCATCCCGCTCGCCGTCCGGGTCGAGGCGCCCATCGCCGGCGAGCTCATCAAGCCGCGCGCGTGCTACATCTGCAAGGAGCTGTACACGCTGGTGGATGCCTTCTACCACCAGCTGTGCCCCGAATGCGCGGCGATGAGCCACGAGAAACGCGACGCCCGCACCGATCTGACCGGCCGGCGCGCGCTGCTGACCGGAGGCCGCGCCAAGATCGGCATGTACATCGCGCTGCGCCTGCTCCGCGACGGTGCGCACACGACGATCACCACGAGATTCCCGCGCGACGCCGTCCGGCGGTTCACGGCGCTCCCGGATTCGGGGGAGTGGCTGCACCGGCTGAAGGTCGTCGGCATCGACCTGCGCGACCCCGCGCAGGTGATCGGTCTGGCCGACGCGGTCGCCGCCGACGGTCCCCTCGACATCCTGATCAACAATGCGGCGCAGACCGTGCGGCGTTCCCCGGGCGCGTACAAGCCCCTCGTGGATGCCGAGCTGGCACCGCTCCCGACCGGGCCGCTGCCGGAACTCCTGACGTTCGGCCACACGAGTGACGCCCACCCGCTGGCCCTCGCGCAGTCCGTCTCGTCGCACCCGATCCTGGCGGCCGCCGCGCGGACCGCGGAGGAGCTGACGGCGGAGGCCATGGCGGCGGGATCGTCCTCCCTGGAGCGGCTGGCGGCGGGCACGGCGATCGACGCCGGGGGCCTCGTGCCGGACGAGAACCACATCAACAGCTGGACTCAGCACGTCGACCAGGTGGAGCCGCTGGAGATGCTGGAGGTGCAGCTGGCCAACATGACGGCGCCGTTCCTGCTCATCAGCCGGCTGCGCGCCTCCCTCGCCGCCTCCCCGGCGCGCCGCACCTACGTCGTCAACGTCTCGGCGATGGAGGGGGTCTTCGGCCGCGGGTACAAGGGGCCGGGCCACCCGCACACCAACATGGCGAAGGCCGCGCTGAACATGCTCACCCGCACCAGCGCCCGGGAGATGTTCGAGACGGACGGCATCCTGATGACGGCCGTCGACACCGGATGGATCACCGACGAGCGTCCGCACTTCACCAAGGTGCGTCTGGCGGAGGAGGGCTTCCACGCCCCGCTCGACCTCGTCGACGGTGCGGCGCGCGTCTACGACCCCATCGTCCGCGGCGAGGCCGGCGAGGACCTGTTCGGCATCTTCCTGAAGGACTACCGCCGCAGCTCCTGGTGA
- a CDS encoding DUF308 domain-containing protein, which translates to MTDGPAARAFLPRHVQMLRALFAIVAGVMITFSPDHSASVGLSVFSGYAIATALVMLIGAWLVFDRGSRALPITLGVLALLAGMASGIPGFRTTEVFFGVVIVWALLSGLVEGIAGIRAMRRTPRGSAEHSDARDSLTVGIVAVVLGLALLFVPTRYALSYYIDEAQQSFTLTGITIGVGLFGAYAAIVGIYLAIAAFSPRREPAIPEAQS; encoded by the coding sequence ATGACCGACGGTCCCGCCGCGCGCGCCTTCCTGCCGCGCCACGTGCAGATGCTGCGCGCGCTCTTCGCGATCGTCGCCGGCGTGATGATCACCTTCTCGCCGGACCACTCCGCATCCGTCGGACTCTCCGTCTTCAGCGGCTACGCGATCGCGACCGCGCTGGTGATGCTGATCGGCGCGTGGCTCGTGTTCGACCGGGGGAGTCGCGCACTCCCGATCACGCTGGGCGTGCTGGCCCTGCTCGCGGGAATGGCGTCGGGGATACCCGGGTTCCGCACGACCGAGGTGTTCTTCGGCGTGGTGATCGTCTGGGCCCTGCTCTCCGGTCTCGTGGAGGGCATCGCCGGCATCCGTGCGATGCGGCGCACGCCCCGCGGGTCCGCGGAGCACTCGGACGCCCGTGATTCGCTCACCGTCGGCATCGTCGCCGTCGTGCTGGGTCTGGCCCTGCTGTTCGTCCCCACCCGGTACGCACTGTCGTACTACATCGATGAAGCCCAGCAGTCGTTCACGCTGACGGGCATCACGATCGGCGTGGGCCTGTTCGGCGCATACGCCGCGATCGTCGGGATCTACCTGGCCATCGCCGCATTCTCACCGCGCCGCGAGCCGGCTATCCCGGAGGCACAGTCATGA
- a CDS encoding alpha-ketoacid dehydrogenase subunit beta, with the protein MTDITTMPLSKAMNAGLRAALAADDHVLLMGEDIGPLGGVFRVTEGLQAEFGPRRVIDTPLAESGIIGTAIGLAMAGFRPVCEIQFEGFVFPGFDQITTQLAKITNRHEGALRMPVVIRIPYGGHIGAVEHHQESPEAYFTHTPGLRVVSPSTPNDAYWMIQDAIASDDPVIFLEPKSRYWPKGEVDLSGRAAPLHASRVVRRGTDVTLVGHGAMVATLLQAAALAESEGTSCEVVDLRSLSPVDYGPILDSVRRTGRMVYAQEASGFTSLGSEVAATVTERAFYSLEAPVLRVSGFDTPFPPANLESVFLPDADRILEAVDRVLAY; encoded by the coding sequence ATGACCGACATCACCACCATGCCCCTCAGCAAGGCGATGAACGCGGGTCTGCGTGCGGCCCTTGCCGCCGACGACCACGTCCTGCTGATGGGCGAGGACATCGGGCCGCTGGGCGGCGTCTTCCGGGTCACCGAGGGGCTGCAGGCCGAATTCGGACCGCGCCGGGTGATCGACACGCCCCTGGCCGAGTCCGGCATCATCGGCACCGCCATCGGTCTCGCGATGGCAGGCTTCCGGCCCGTCTGCGAGATCCAGTTCGAGGGCTTCGTCTTCCCCGGCTTCGATCAGATCACCACGCAGCTGGCGAAGATCACCAACCGGCACGAGGGTGCTCTGCGCATGCCCGTCGTCATCCGGATCCCCTACGGCGGCCACATCGGCGCCGTGGAGCACCACCAGGAGAGCCCGGAGGCGTACTTCACGCACACGCCGGGGCTGCGGGTCGTGAGCCCGTCCACCCCGAACGACGCCTACTGGATGATCCAGGACGCGATCGCCTCGGACGACCCGGTGATCTTCCTCGAGCCGAAGAGCCGGTACTGGCCCAAGGGCGAGGTCGATCTGTCCGGCCGGGCGGCTCCGCTGCACGCGTCGCGGGTCGTGCGCCGCGGCACCGACGTGACCCTCGTCGGCCACGGCGCGATGGTCGCCACCCTGCTGCAGGCCGCCGCGCTCGCCGAGTCCGAGGGCACCAGCTGCGAGGTGGTGGATCTCCGCTCGCTCTCCCCGGTGGACTACGGCCCCATCCTCGATTCCGTCCGGCGCACCGGGCGGATGGTCTACGCGCAGGAGGCGTCCGGGTTCACCTCGCTCGGCTCCGAGGTCGCGGCGACCGTGACCGAGCGTGCGTTCTACTCCCTGGAGGCGCCGGTGCTCCGCGTCTCCGGTTTCGACACCCCGTTCCCGCCGGCGAACCTCGAGAGCGTCTTCCTGCCGGACGCGGACCGCATCCTCGAGGCCGTCGACCGCGTCCTCGCCTACTGA
- a CDS encoding histidinol-phosphate transaminase — MTEPTPVRIRPEIAALPVYRQGRQAGAEAFKLSSNENPFDPLPSVVSALHDAMAVNRYPDAAATRLRERLAARHGVTADEVHIGAGSVSILAQLMLAVAAPGDEIVYAWRSFEAYPGLVIVAGATPVQVPLTADGRHDLPAMAAAVTDRTRAVVVCSPNNPTGPVVTQDEFDAFLDAVPADLLVILDEAYAEFVTAPGAVDGLRELGVVRPNVVALRTFSKAYGLAGLRVGYAVGHSRILDAARAAAIPLSVTAQAEVAALTSLDAEPELRERVRTIAARRDRIANGLREVGWNVPDAQGNFVWLPAGADTMAAADAFDAAGLIVRAFPGDGLRISIGEEASVDTVLRIAASVVRDLPEGHPGRRIA; from the coding sequence GTGACCGAGCCCACCCCTGTCCGCATCCGTCCCGAGATCGCCGCCCTCCCGGTGTACCGGCAGGGGCGTCAGGCGGGTGCCGAGGCCTTCAAGCTGTCCAGCAACGAGAACCCGTTCGACCCGCTGCCGAGCGTCGTGTCGGCCCTCCACGACGCGATGGCGGTCAACAGGTACCCGGATGCGGCGGCGACCCGCCTGCGCGAGCGGCTCGCCGCGCGCCACGGCGTCACGGCGGACGAGGTGCACATCGGGGCGGGAAGCGTGTCGATCCTGGCGCAGCTGATGCTCGCGGTCGCGGCTCCCGGAGACGAGATCGTCTACGCCTGGCGGTCGTTCGAGGCGTACCCCGGTCTCGTCATCGTCGCGGGGGCGACCCCCGTGCAGGTGCCGCTCACGGCGGACGGGCGCCATGACCTTCCGGCGATGGCTGCCGCGGTGACCGACCGCACGCGCGCGGTGGTCGTGTGCAGTCCCAACAACCCGACGGGTCCGGTCGTCACCCAGGATGAGTTCGACGCCTTCCTGGACGCGGTCCCGGCGGATCTCCTCGTCATCCTGGACGAAGCGTACGCCGAGTTCGTCACGGCACCCGGTGCGGTGGACGGGCTGCGTGAACTGGGTGTCGTCCGCCCGAACGTGGTGGCGCTGCGCACCTTCTCGAAGGCGTACGGCCTGGCGGGTCTGCGAGTCGGTTACGCCGTGGGGCACTCCCGGATCCTCGACGCGGCGCGCGCGGCCGCGATCCCGCTCTCGGTGACCGCGCAGGCGGAGGTCGCTGCGCTGACCAGCCTCGACGCCGAGCCGGAGCTGCGCGAGCGCGTGCGCACGATCGCCGCCCGGCGGGACCGCATCGCGAACGGCCTCCGCGAGGTGGGCTGGAACGTTCCCGACGCCCAGGGCAACTTCGTCTGGCTCCCGGCCGGTGCCGACACGATGGCTGCCGCGGACGCCTTCGACGCCGCCGGCCTCATCGTCCGGGCCTTCCCGGGGGACGGGTTGCGCATCTCGATCGGCGAGGAGGCGTCTGTGGACACCGTCCTACGAATCGCCGCATCCGTTGTGCGGGACCTTCCAGAAGGCCATCCCGGTCGGCGGATAGCGTAG
- a CDS encoding low molecular weight protein-tyrosine-phosphatase: MTEPAPFRVVFVCTGNICRSPMAEVVFRWFAESVGLGAQVTSTSSGTGDWHVGEPADPRTAASLERRGYDGSRHRARQFTYADFDRNDLVVALDRSHERNLRAWARTEADSDKVVLLRSFESAPEDSLDVPDPYYAGPEAFDEVLGMIESACRALFRQLEPAIRSAG, encoded by the coding sequence ATGACCGAGCCTGCGCCCTTCCGCGTGGTGTTCGTCTGCACCGGAAACATCTGCCGCTCCCCCATGGCGGAGGTGGTGTTCCGCTGGTTCGCCGAGTCGGTGGGACTAGGCGCGCAGGTCACGTCGACGAGTTCCGGCACGGGCGACTGGCACGTGGGCGAACCCGCCGACCCGCGTACCGCCGCATCGCTCGAGCGCCGCGGGTACGACGGCAGCCGGCACCGCGCGCGGCAGTTCACCTACGCGGATTTCGACCGCAACGACCTCGTGGTGGCACTGGACCGCTCGCACGAGCGGAACCTGCGGGCGTGGGCGCGGACGGAGGCGGACTCCGACAAGGTCGTGCTGCTGCGATCCTTCGAGTCCGCGCCGGAGGACTCGCTCGACGTGCCCGATCCGTACTATGCGGGCCCGGAAGCGTTCGACGAGGTGCTCGGTATGATCGAGAGCGCGTGCCGGGCGCTCTTCCGGCAACTCGAACCCGCCATCCGCTCCGCGGGGTAG
- the purB gene encoding adenylosuccinate lyase, which translates to MSTFPVQPLSPLDGRYRAAVAPLGEFLSEAGLNRARVEVEVEWLIALTDRGLFGTTALSAAEKQSLRALYLEFGQAEIDWLAEREAVTRHDVKAVEYLVRDRLTALGLDRIAELTHFACTSEDINSTAYALTVQRAVTQVWLPKLRAVTTRLGEVSVELKDAAMLARTHGQPATPTTMGKELAVFVWRLERVLGQLDGSEFLAKFSGATGTWSAHLSAEPDVDWIEISRAFIEGLGLGFNELTTQIESHDWQVELYDRARHAGGILHNLATDIWTYISLGYFAQIPVAGATGSSTMPHKINPIRFENAEANLEIAGGLFATLASTLVTSRMQRDLTDSTTQRNIGVAFGHSLLALDNLLRGLSEISLARPVLLDDLDGNWEVLAEAIQTVVRAEVTAGRSQISDPYALLKELTRGRRVGAAELAEFVQGLDIGDAAKERLLALTPATYVGLAESLVDRLIRP; encoded by the coding sequence GTGTCGACTTTCCCCGTTCAACCACTCAGCCCGCTCGACGGCCGTTATCGCGCCGCCGTCGCCCCGCTCGGCGAGTTCCTCTCCGAGGCCGGTCTCAACCGCGCCCGCGTCGAGGTCGAGGTGGAGTGGCTGATCGCCCTCACCGACCGCGGCCTCTTCGGCACGACCGCGCTCAGCGCCGCCGAGAAGCAGAGCCTGCGCGCGCTGTACCTCGAGTTCGGGCAGGCCGAGATCGACTGGCTGGCCGAGCGCGAGGCGGTCACCCGCCACGACGTGAAGGCCGTGGAGTACCTCGTCCGCGATCGCCTCACCGCGCTCGGGCTCGACCGGATCGCCGAGCTCACCCACTTCGCGTGCACGAGCGAGGACATCAACTCGACGGCGTACGCGCTCACCGTCCAGCGCGCCGTCACGCAGGTGTGGCTGCCGAAGCTGCGCGCCGTGACGACGCGCCTCGGCGAGGTCTCGGTGGAGCTGAAGGATGCGGCGATGCTCGCCCGCACCCACGGCCAGCCGGCCACGCCGACGACCATGGGCAAGGAACTCGCGGTCTTCGTGTGGCGCCTGGAGCGGGTGCTCGGCCAGCTCGACGGGTCCGAGTTCCTCGCGAAGTTCTCCGGCGCGACCGGCACCTGGTCGGCTCACCTGTCCGCCGAACCGGACGTCGACTGGATCGAGATCTCGCGCGCGTTCATCGAGGGGCTCGGGCTCGGCTTCAACGAGCTGACCACGCAGATCGAGTCCCACGACTGGCAGGTCGAGCTGTACGACCGGGCGCGGCACGCCGGCGGCATCCTGCACAACCTGGCCACGGACATCTGGACCTACATCTCGCTCGGCTACTTCGCGCAGATCCCGGTCGCCGGCGCCACCGGGTCGTCGACCATGCCGCACAAGATCAACCCGATCCGCTTCGAGAACGCCGAGGCGAACCTGGAGATCGCGGGCGGACTGTTCGCCACGCTCGCCTCGACGCTCGTCACCTCCCGGATGCAGCGGGACCTCACCGACTCGACGACCCAGCGCAACATCGGCGTCGCGTTCGGGCACTCGCTGCTGGCGCTCGACAACCTGCTGCGCGGCCTCAGCGAGATCTCGCTGGCGCGGCCGGTGCTGCTGGACGATCTCGACGGCAACTGGGAGGTGCTCGCCGAGGCCATCCAGACCGTCGTGCGCGCGGAGGTCACCGCGGGGCGCTCGCAGATCAGCGACCCGTATGCGCTGCTGAAGGAACTCACCCGCGGGCGCCGGGTCGGCGCCGCGGAGCTCGCCGAGTTCGTGCAGGGCCTCGACATCGGGGATGCCGCGAAGGAGCGCCTGCTGGCGTTGACTCCGGCGACCTACGTGGGGCTCGCCGAGTCCCTGGTCGACCGGCTCATCCGGCCGTAG
- a CDS encoding phage holin family protein, translated as MGFLIRVVINAFAIWIVTLIPALGISVIAFSPGETLQLVISLLAIAAIFALVNTIVGTVLKVLTFPLYILTLGLFSLIVNGFLLWLTAWITEFWSWGLRVEGFWWGVVAALLISLINWIFGVLLRPKRKD; from the coding sequence ATGGGCTTCCTCATCCGTGTCGTCATCAACGCCTTCGCGATCTGGATCGTCACGCTGATCCCGGCCCTCGGGATCTCGGTGATCGCCTTCTCCCCGGGGGAGACGCTGCAGCTGGTGATCTCGCTGCTCGCGATCGCGGCGATCTTCGCACTCGTCAACACGATCGTGGGAACCGTGCTGAAGGTGCTCACCTTCCCGCTGTACATCCTGACGCTGGGTCTGTTCTCGCTGATCGTGAACGGCTTCCTGCTGTGGCTGACCGCCTGGATCACGGAGTTCTGGTCGTGGGGCCTCCGGGTCGAGGGCTTCTGGTGGGGTGTCGTCGCCGCGCTGCTGATCAGCCTCATCAACTGGATCTTCGGGGTGCTGCTGCGCCCGAAGCGCAAGGACTGA
- a CDS encoding amino acid transporter, whose product MTDKPTRRDLMKPVQLLGLAFVAALFAGVVTLVSMGFFQNGDKSGNALMIGGIVAGITFIVVLVVTALLILAVDPADVTKTLDRPVLLPKEESAGDAASDPDATPGSTPPTR is encoded by the coding sequence ATGACCGATAAACCCACCCGCCGCGACCTGATGAAGCCGGTCCAGCTGCTCGGACTCGCCTTCGTCGCCGCGCTCTTCGCCGGCGTCGTGACCCTCGTCTCGATGGGCTTCTTCCAGAACGGCGACAAGTCCGGCAACGCCCTCATGATCGGCGGGATCGTCGCCGGGATCACGTTCATCGTGGTGCTCGTCGTGACCGCCCTGCTCATCCTCGCTGTGGACCCGGCGGACGTCACCAAGACCCTGGACCGCCCCGTGCTGCTGCCGAAGGAAGAGTCCGCCGGCGACGCGGCATCCGACCCGGACGCGACCCCGGGCAGCACGCCCCCGACGCGCTGA
- a CDS encoding NUDIX hydrolase codes for MTAPIHVSAAVITDAEGRLLLVRKSGTTAFMQPGGKPEPGESPAQTLVRELAEEIGVHVPESRLRALGRFTAPAANERGHEVVADVFAVDIGDATPVVAAEIAELRWVGRTDADGLEVAPLALAYFLAG; via the coding sequence GTGACCGCGCCCATCCACGTGTCGGCCGCCGTCATCACGGACGCCGAAGGCCGCCTGCTGCTGGTGCGCAAGAGCGGCACGACCGCGTTCATGCAGCCCGGCGGCAAACCCGAACCGGGTGAGTCCCCCGCCCAGACGCTGGTGCGGGAGCTCGCCGAGGAGATCGGCGTGCACGTCCCCGAGTCGCGCCTGCGCGCGCTCGGGCGCTTCACCGCCCCGGCGGCCAACGAACGCGGGCACGAGGTCGTGGCGGACGTGTTCGCCGTCGACATCGGCGATGCGACGCCGGTGGTCGCCGCGGAGATCGCGGAGCTGCGATGGGTCGGACGCACCGACGCCGATGGGCTCGAGGTCGCCCCGCTCGCGCTCGCCTACTTCCTGGCGGGCTGA
- a CDS encoding TetR/AcrR family transcriptional regulator, with amino-acid sequence MTEPAIRQRDAERTRAELLEIATRTFAESGYSGTRVDEIAARTRTTKRMIYYYFGGKEGLYLAVLENAYRSIRDAEQALHVGDLPPVEAVRRIAELTYDHHLEHTDFIRLVSIENIHRGDFIRKIESLRTLNAPALGVLDVALTSGRAEGTFRSDVDALDVHLLISSYCFFQVANQYTFGYLFDRDLLDPARRDHLRRMIGDIVVAWLTDTDRTDPA; translated from the coding sequence GTGACCGAGCCCGCCATCCGCCAGCGCGACGCCGAACGCACCCGGGCGGAACTCCTGGAGATCGCGACGCGGACGTTCGCCGAATCGGGGTACTCCGGTACCCGCGTCGACGAGATCGCCGCGCGCACCCGCACGACCAAGCGGATGATCTACTACTACTTCGGCGGCAAGGAGGGGCTCTACCTCGCCGTCCTGGAGAACGCCTACCGCAGCATCCGGGATGCCGAGCAGGCCCTGCACGTCGGAGACCTGCCGCCGGTCGAGGCGGTGCGGCGGATCGCCGAGCTCACGTACGACCACCACCTGGAGCACACCGACTTCATCCGTCTCGTCTCCATCGAGAACATCCACCGGGGCGATTTCATCCGCAAGATCGAATCCCTGCGCACGCTCAACGCGCCGGCGCTCGGCGTCCTGGACGTCGCCCTGACCAGCGGCCGCGCCGAGGGGACCTTCCGCTCCGACGTCGACGCGCTCGATGTGCACCTGCTCATCAGCTCGTACTGCTTCTTCCAGGTCGCGAACCAGTACACGTTCGGGTACCTCTTCGATCGCGATCTCCTCGATCCCGCGCGCCGTGATCACCTGCGCCGCATGATCGGCGACATCGTCGTGGCCTGGCTCACGGATACGGATCGGACGGATCCCGCGTGA